Proteins encoded within one genomic window of Pararhizobium capsulatum DSM 1112:
- a CDS encoding MerR family transcriptional regulator: MPEDLKNNASAMLARPESCFMPILPLPGTIPENQVAIADMADAFGVTHRTLHFYEEKGLLTAERMGPMRVYGLEDIRRMAVINACREIDMPIIAIQEMMADLLAAGSREDAAQIFRDALHGHKRELAAQQSILRRQMQRVSELLESADEGNSPRPQPQTIHLSPIEIKCLGCMAEGYPATRIATLMDMDMTAVLTLESDIIRKFNGHNRFQAVAKAVLMGFVSAD; encoded by the coding sequence ATGCCTGAAGACCTGAAAAACAATGCTTCTGCGATGCTTGCGCGCCCGGAAAGCTGCTTTATGCCGATCTTGCCCCTGCCCGGAACGATCCCGGAAAATCAGGTGGCGATCGCCGACATGGCAGATGCCTTCGGCGTCACCCATCGCACCCTGCATTTCTACGAGGAAAAGGGCCTGCTGACAGCCGAGCGCATGGGGCCGATGCGCGTCTATGGGCTGGAAGACATCCGCCGCATGGCAGTCATCAACGCCTGCCGCGAAATCGATATGCCCATCATCGCCATTCAGGAAATGATGGCCGACCTCCTCGCTGCCGGCTCTCGCGAAGACGCTGCCCAGATTTTCCGTGACGCCCTGCATGGCCACAAACGCGAGCTTGCCGCCCAGCAATCCATTTTGCGCCGCCAGATGCAGCGGGTCAGCGAACTGCTCGAATCGGCCGATGAAGGCAACAGCCCGCGGCCCCAGCCTCAGACAATCCATCTGTCCCCCATCGAGATCAAATGCCTGGGCTGCATGGCGGAAGGCTACCCCGCAACGCGCATCGCGACGTTGATGGACATGGATATGACCGCCGTGCTGACGCTGGAATCGGACATCATCCGCAAGTTCAATGGCCACAATCGCTTTCAGGCGGTCGCAAAAGCTGTCCTGATGGGCTTCGTCTCGGCCGATTGA
- a CDS encoding aldo/keto reductase: MTSAIPTTTFPSAAQVPVLGQGTWHMGERADRAKEEAASLRHGLDLGMTLIDTAEMYANGGAETVVGEAIKGRRRDAFIVSKVLPSNASTTGTIRACEASLKRLGMETIDLYLLHWRGSYGLDETLEGFERLQQAGKIKTWGVSNFDVDDMEEISALPGGKQVATNQVLYNLTRRGIEYDLQPWCADRGIPIMAYSPLDEGRLLNHPELVHIAKAHQATPAQVALAFVISRPGVIAIPKTSSRQRVEENRASADIHLTLENLSALDAAFAPPKRKKPLEMI; the protein is encoded by the coding sequence ATGACATCCGCCATTCCAACGACCACCTTTCCATCAGCCGCTCAGGTACCCGTTCTCGGCCAGGGAACATGGCACATGGGCGAGCGTGCCGACCGTGCGAAAGAAGAGGCGGCAAGCCTGCGGCATGGCCTCGATCTTGGCATGACGCTCATCGATACGGCTGAGATGTACGCCAATGGCGGCGCCGAAACCGTCGTCGGCGAAGCGATCAAAGGCCGCCGCCGCGATGCCTTCATCGTTTCGAAAGTCCTGCCATCCAATGCCAGCACTACTGGCACCATCCGCGCCTGCGAGGCCAGCCTCAAGCGCCTGGGTATGGAAACAATCGACCTTTACCTTCTCCACTGGCGCGGGAGTTACGGCCTCGACGAAACGCTGGAAGGTTTCGAACGCCTGCAACAGGCCGGAAAGATCAAAACCTGGGGTGTCTCCAATTTTGATGTCGACGACATGGAAGAGATCAGCGCCCTGCCCGGCGGCAAGCAGGTCGCCACCAATCAGGTGCTGTACAATCTTACGCGTCGCGGTATCGAATACGATCTCCAGCCTTGGTGTGCGGATCGCGGCATCCCGATCATGGCCTATTCGCCTTTGGATGAAGGACGGCTTCTCAATCACCCGGAACTCGTCCACATCGCCAAGGCCCATCAGGCGACACCGGCGCAGGTGGCGCTGGCCTTCGTCATCAGCCGCCCCGGCGTCATCGCCATTCCGAAGACCAGCTCTCGCCAAAGGGTCGAAGAAAATCGCGCCTCCGCCGACATCCACCTGACACTGGAGAACCTGAGCGCCCTCGACGCAGCCTTCGCACCGCCGAAACGAAAGAAGCCGCTCGAAATGATCTGA
- a CDS encoding COG4315 family predicted lipoprotein, with the protein MKTILSLAAGFSLLAVLPAMAAPPVQTVKSDKGDVIAAENGMTLYTFKKDESGKSNCYDECAKNWPPYFAGASAMAEGDYTLVERKDGKKQWALKGMPLYFWVKDAKQGDATGDGVKDVWDAARP; encoded by the coding sequence ATGAAAACCATTCTGTCTCTCGCAGCCGGCTTTTCGCTTCTGGCAGTCCTGCCAGCCATGGCTGCCCCGCCCGTCCAGACGGTCAAGTCCGACAAGGGTGATGTGATTGCTGCTGAAAACGGCATGACGCTCTACACCTTCAAGAAGGATGAAAGCGGCAAGTCCAATTGCTATGATGAATGCGCCAAGAATTGGCCGCCTTACTTCGCTGGCGCTTCAGCCATGGCGGAAGGCGACTATACGCTGGTCGAGCGCAAGGATGGCAAGAAGCAATGGGCACTCAAGGGCATGCCTCTCTATTTCTGGGTGAAGGACGCGAAACAGGGCGACGCTACCGGCGACGGCGTGAAGGACGTTTGGGATGCCGCGCGTCCCTGA
- the ilvN gene encoding acetolactate synthase small subunit → MNAHLQPTGSAYFIAKETQKVEKHTLSVLVDNEPGVLARVIGLFSGRGYNIESLTVSETEHEAHLSRITIVTRGTPHVLEQIKAQLERIVPVHRVIDLTVRAAELGHDRPIEREVALVKVVGEGDHRAETLRLADAFHAKVVDATVEHFILEITGKSSKIDQFVAVMKPLGLIEVCRTGVAAMNRGPQGM, encoded by the coding sequence ATGAATGCACATCTTCAGCCGACAGGCTCTGCCTACTTCATCGCCAAGGAAACCCAGAAGGTCGAAAAGCACACGCTGTCGGTCCTCGTCGATAACGAGCCGGGCGTTCTCGCCCGGGTCATCGGCCTGTTTTCCGGCCGCGGCTACAACATCGAAAGCCTGACGGTTTCCGAAACGGAGCATGAAGCGCACCTGTCGCGCATCACCATCGTCACCCGCGGCACGCCGCATGTGCTGGAGCAGATCAAGGCCCAGCTGGAACGAATCGTTCCGGTGCACCGGGTCATCGACCTGACGGTTCGTGCCGCCGAACTTGGCCACGACCGGCCGATCGAGCGCGAAGTGGCGCTGGTGAAGGTCGTCGGCGAAGGCGACCACCGCGCCGAGACGCTGCGTCTTGCCGATGCCTTCCATGCGAAGGTCGTCGATGCGACCGTCGAGCATTTCATTCTGGAGATCACCGGCAAGTCGTCGAAGATCGACCAGTTCGTGGCCGTGATGAAGCCGCTCGGGCTGATCGAGGTCTGCCGCACGGGCGTTGCCGCGATGAACCGCGGGCCGCAGGGCATGTGA
- a CDS encoding anti-sigma factor family protein: MNTENNTVTEDDLHAYVDGFLNESERQAVEAWLANNPDAAEDIRQWQSQAEGLRIAFSDYARTDDQDRRFVANVAPVPRGLPRWLSAAAAGLLLFLAGTATGIYGNRLLATAPPQQIASALDDLPAQANSAYLIYTKEVRHPVEVGADQEAHLVAWLGKRLDYKLRAPDLTKDGFHLVGGRLLPVSGKAGAMLMYEDGNGKRLTVLLGRNPVNEETSFRFASNGALETFYWIDGEIGYAVTGELTRARLQQIAEECYRQFES, from the coding sequence ATGAACACCGAAAACAACACGGTCACCGAAGACGACCTGCACGCTTATGTCGATGGCTTCCTGAACGAAAGCGAACGACAGGCCGTCGAAGCCTGGCTTGCAAACAATCCGGATGCCGCCGAGGATATCCGGCAATGGCAGAGCCAGGCTGAGGGCCTGCGTATAGCTTTCAGCGATTATGCACGCACCGATGATCAGGATCGCCGTTTCGTCGCCAATGTTGCCCCAGTTCCTCGTGGCCTGCCTCGCTGGCTATCGGCCGCCGCTGCGGGCCTGCTGCTGTTTCTCGCCGGCACAGCAACCGGCATCTATGGCAACAGGCTGCTTGCCACCGCACCTCCGCAGCAGATTGCCTCAGCGCTGGACGACCTGCCCGCACAGGCCAACTCGGCCTATCTTATCTATACAAAAGAGGTTCGCCATCCCGTGGAAGTCGGCGCTGATCAGGAGGCTCATCTTGTTGCCTGGCTTGGCAAACGGCTGGATTACAAGCTGCGCGCGCCCGACCTCACGAAAGACGGATTCCATCTCGTTGGAGGCCGTCTGCTTCCTGTCAGCGGCAAGGCGGGGGCCATGCTGATGTATGAGGACGGCAACGGCAAACGCCTCACCGTCCTGCTCGGTCGCAACCCCGTCAACGAAGAAACGAGTTTCCGCTTCGCCAGCAACGGCGCGCTGGAAACCTTCTACTGGATCGATGGAGAGATCGGCTACGCCGTGACCGGCGAGCTCACCCGCGCCCGCCTGCAGCAGATTGCCGAAGAATGCTATCGGCAATTCGAAAGCTGA
- the nthA gene encoding nitrile hydratase subunit alpha: MHDHDDDHYHDHDNHFSDMQARVKALETVLTAKGLIDPKAIDAIVETYETKIGPRNGARVVAKAWADLEFAQWLKDDATAAIGSLGYTGRQGEHMRAVFNTPETHNLVVCTLCSCYPWSVLGLPPVWYKAPAYRSRAVMDPRGVLSEFGLTLPKGQAIRVWDSTAELRYLVIPERPANTDGLSEEQLADLVSRDALIGTAIVRVPEAV; this comes from the coding sequence ATGCACGATCACGACGACGACCATTACCACGATCACGACAACCACTTCTCCGACATGCAGGCGCGGGTGAAGGCCCTGGAGACGGTGCTGACCGCCAAGGGGTTGATCGATCCGAAGGCGATCGACGCGATTGTCGAGACCTATGAAACGAAGATCGGGCCGCGCAATGGCGCGCGTGTGGTGGCGAAAGCCTGGGCGGATCTCGAATTTGCGCAATGGCTGAAGGATGATGCCACGGCGGCGATTGGCAGCCTCGGCTATACCGGCCGGCAGGGCGAGCATATGCGCGCCGTGTTCAACACGCCGGAAACCCACAATCTCGTCGTCTGCACACTCTGCTCCTGTTACCCGTGGTCCGTGCTCGGGCTGCCGCCGGTCTGGTACAAGGCGCCGGCCTATCGCTCGCGCGCGGTCATGGATCCGCGGGGCGTGCTTTCTGAATTCGGGTTGACGCTGCCGAAGGGACAGGCAATCCGAGTGTGGGATTCGACGGCCGAGCTTCGGTATCTCGTCATCCCCGAGCGACCCGCGAATACGGATGGTTTGAGCGAGGAGCAGCTTGCGGACCTCGTCAGCCGCGACGCCCTGATCGGCACGGCAATTGTTCGTGTGCCGGAGGCTGTCTGA
- a CDS encoding RNA polymerase sigma factor: MPRVPDDLSRDTDRPGMKTEPFEEQVLSLIPLLRRYSRSLARSDADGEDLLQDCVEKVLVRRAQWRGGSLRSWAFTIMTNLYRDGYRRARLHPPVELSDETTPLPQQDQSEAPLGDPLEKQRLNQAINALSPDYRAVLMLVVVEGYSYQEVADTLSVPIGTVMSRLSRARRQMTEHLALSNIVPLRRPK, from the coding sequence ATGCCGCGCGTCCCTGATGATCTCTCTCGCGATACGGACAGGCCGGGCATGAAGACCGAACCCTTCGAGGAACAGGTCCTCTCGCTCATCCCGCTCCTTCGTCGCTATTCCCGCAGCCTCGCCCGTTCGGATGCCGATGGCGAGGACCTGCTGCAGGATTGCGTCGAGAAAGTGCTCGTCCGCCGTGCCCAATGGCGCGGCGGCAGCCTGCGCTCCTGGGCCTTCACGATCATGACCAATCTCTATCGCGACGGCTATCGCCGGGCACGACTGCATCCACCCGTCGAACTCAGCGACGAAACGACACCGCTGCCCCAGCAGGACCAGTCGGAAGCGCCGCTGGGCGACCCGCTGGAAAAGCAAAGGCTCAATCAGGCGATCAACGCGCTTTCACCCGATTATCGCGCCGTGCTGATGCTCGTCGTCGTCGAGGGCTACAGCTATCAGGAGGTGGCCGACACGCTTTCCGTGCCGATCGGCACTGTGATGTCGCGGCTCTCCCGCGCGCGCCGGCAGATGACGGAACACCTGGCGCTGAGCAATATCGTTCCCCTGCGGAGACCGAAATGA
- a CDS encoding SRPBCC family protein produces MVDNALKISAMNDCEIVMSRVFNAEQPLVFAAFTEPKLLKRWFFGPDGWSLKVCEIDLKVGGAFRYVWRKDADGTEMSMGGVYRELEAPRRIVHTEVFEMDWTCGETRVTTLFVPQDGRTTVTTTILYSSTGARDAVLKSPMESGVAAGYDRLERILPDMAAETV; encoded by the coding sequence ATGGTCGATAATGCCCTTAAAATTTCCGCGATGAACGACTGCGAAATCGTCATGAGCCGGGTCTTCAATGCCGAGCAGCCACTGGTCTTTGCGGCCTTCACCGAGCCGAAACTGCTGAAACGATGGTTCTTCGGACCGGATGGCTGGTCGCTCAAGGTCTGTGAGATCGACCTCAAGGTTGGAGGTGCTTTCCGCTACGTCTGGCGTAAAGACGCCGATGGCACTGAGATGAGCATGGGCGGTGTCTACAGGGAACTCGAGGCACCCCGGCGGATCGTCCATACCGAGGTTTTCGAAATGGACTGGACCTGCGGAGAAACGCGGGTGACGACGTTGTTCGTGCCTCAGGATGGCCGTACGACTGTTACCACGACCATCCTTTATTCTTCGACTGGCGCGCGTGATGCAGTTCTGAAATCGCCGATGGAGAGCGGTGTCGCCGCAGGTTATGATCGCCTGGAGCGGATACTGCCGGACATGGCAGCCGAAACGGTTTGA
- a CDS encoding ArsR/SmtB family transcription factor, protein MQSISQLDATFAALADPTRRAILARLALGEASVNELAEPFAMSQPAISKHLKVLEGAGLISRGRDAQRRPCRLEAAPLSQAGDWIDAYRRFWEVHFQRLDVLLEEMKATPQTGGPKEGE, encoded by the coding sequence ATGCAGTCCATCAGTCAACTGGATGCGACATTTGCCGCGCTTGCCGACCCCACCCGGCGCGCGATCCTCGCGCGGCTGGCGCTGGGGGAGGCGTCGGTTAACGAGCTTGCCGAACCTTTTGCGATGAGCCAGCCGGCGATTTCCAAGCACCTGAAAGTGCTGGAGGGGGCCGGCCTGATCTCGCGCGGCCGTGACGCCCAGCGCCGGCCCTGTCGCCTCGAGGCGGCACCCCTTTCTCAAGCGGGTGACTGGATCGATGCCTATCGCCGTTTCTGGGAAGTGCATTTCCAGCGTCTCGACGTGCTGCTGGAGGAAATGAAAGCAACGCCGCAAACGGGCGGCCCAAAAGAGGGAGAATGA
- a CDS encoding ATP-dependent DNA helicase has protein sequence MEFAPQQDEALKAVSQWLKEGRKPLFRLFGYAGTGKTTLARHFAEHVDGEVLFAAFTGKAAQVLRSKGASNAKTIHSLIYRPRGEEEVSNEETGKTSIAPMFSINRQSPVAKAALIIVDECSMVDEALGRDLMSFGTPILVLGDPGQLPPVTGGGYFTNDEPDFLLTDIHRQARDNPIIKLAMQVREGKEIMHGDYGTAQVISKHEVTQDLVLDADQVLVGTNKTRRRYNMRLRELKGFTTEYPQSGDKLVCLRNDPAKGLLNGSLWQVMTSSRETVKPGINLMIRPEDDDMDRGAAKIKLLKQAFEDVEGEIPWSTRKRYDEFDYGYALTVHKAQGSQWNNVVLFDESWAFRDTRERWLYTAITRAAETLTIVR, from the coding sequence ATGGAATTTGCACCGCAACAGGATGAAGCGCTGAAAGCCGTGTCGCAATGGCTGAAGGAAGGGCGCAAGCCGCTTTTCCGGCTGTTCGGCTATGCCGGCACCGGCAAGACGACGCTGGCGCGACACTTTGCCGAGCATGTGGATGGCGAGGTGCTTTTCGCAGCGTTTACCGGCAAGGCGGCGCAGGTGCTGCGCTCGAAGGGCGCGAGCAACGCCAAGACTATTCATTCGCTGATCTACCGGCCGCGTGGCGAGGAGGAGGTTTCCAACGAGGAAACCGGCAAGACCTCGATTGCGCCGATGTTTTCAATCAACCGGCAATCGCCGGTTGCCAAGGCGGCGCTGATCATCGTCGACGAATGCTCGATGGTGGACGAGGCGCTCGGCCGCGACCTGATGAGCTTCGGCACGCCGATCCTCGTGCTGGGTGATCCCGGCCAGTTGCCGCCGGTCACAGGTGGTGGCTACTTCACCAATGACGAGCCGGATTTTCTGCTGACCGACATCCACCGTCAGGCGCGCGACAATCCGATCATCAAGCTCGCCATGCAGGTGCGTGAAGGCAAGGAAATCATGCATGGCGACTATGGCACCGCGCAGGTGATTTCCAAGCATGAGGTGACGCAGGATCTGGTCTTGGACGCCGACCAGGTGCTGGTCGGGACCAACAAAACGCGGCGGCGCTACAATATGCGGCTGCGGGAGCTCAAGGGGTTCACCACCGAATATCCGCAATCCGGCGACAAACTGGTGTGCCTGCGCAACGATCCCGCCAAGGGACTGCTCAACGGCTCCCTCTGGCAGGTGATGACGTCGTCGAGAGAGACGGTCAAACCGGGCATCAACCTGATGATCCGGCCGGAAGACGACGACATGGATCGCGGTGCTGCCAAGATCAAACTGCTGAAGCAGGCTTTCGAGGATGTCGAGGGTGAAATCCCGTGGTCGACGCGCAAGCGGTACGACGAGTTCGATTATGGTTACGCGCTGACCGTCCACAAGGCGCAGGGTTCGCAGTGGAACAATGTCGTGCTGTTCGACGAAAGCTGGGCTTTTCGCGATACGCGCGAACGCTGGCTGTATACGGCGATTACCCGTGCGGCCGAGACGCTGACGATCGTGCGATAA
- a CDS encoding AbrB family transcriptional regulator: MRSEESKPLRSGMGRWHPAPQWAILLVLSLFLAVLLELVGIPAALLMGPMVAAAVCGINGATIRLPRPLYYCAQALIGTMIAESITPGILGNLLANAPLFLAIIGSVIAMSTLSGYAISRLGILPGTTAIWGSSAGAATTMLVMADAYGADVRLVAFMQYLRVVFVAAAASLVARYWAGIDGAAPAIVWFGPIDPIAFAETLALAAIAGFLGNTLRIPAGIFLFPFLIGSALSMSGLMVIEIPEWLLAISYALLGWNIGLGFTRPIIAHAGRALLPTVLSILVLIGFSGILAFILTRTLGIDPLTAYLATSPGGMDSIAIIAASSNVDIAFVMSLQTTRLLLIMAIGPSLARFVAAKPGAKPKR, from the coding sequence ATGCGATCCGAGGAGAGCAAGCCGCTTCGCTCAGGGATGGGCCGCTGGCATCCTGCCCCGCAATGGGCCATCCTTCTTGTTCTTTCTCTTTTCCTCGCCGTCCTGCTGGAGCTTGTCGGCATCCCCGCTGCCCTGCTGATGGGTCCGATGGTCGCCGCCGCGGTCTGCGGCATCAATGGCGCCACGATCCGTCTGCCGCGCCCGCTCTATTACTGCGCCCAGGCGCTGATCGGCACGATGATCGCCGAGTCCATCACGCCCGGTATCCTCGGCAACCTGCTCGCCAATGCCCCGCTGTTCCTCGCCATCATCGGTTCCGTCATCGCGATGAGTACGCTGTCCGGCTATGCGATCAGCCGGCTCGGCATCCTGCCCGGCACCACCGCCATCTGGGGCTCGTCTGCTGGCGCTGCCACCACGATGCTGGTCATGGCCGATGCCTATGGCGCCGATGTCAGGCTCGTCGCCTTCATGCAATACTTGCGCGTCGTCTTCGTTGCCGCCGCAGCCTCGCTCGTCGCACGCTACTGGGCGGGTATCGATGGTGCTGCGCCTGCGATCGTCTGGTTCGGGCCGATCGATCCCATCGCCTTTGCCGAAACGCTGGCGCTTGCCGCCATCGCCGGTTTCCTCGGCAACACGCTGCGCATTCCCGCCGGCATTTTCCTGTTTCCATTCCTGATCGGTTCGGCGCTGAGCATGAGTGGCCTCATGGTCATCGAGATCCCCGAATGGTTGCTGGCGATCAGCTATGCCCTGCTCGGCTGGAACATCGGCCTCGGCTTTACCCGCCCAATCATCGCCCATGCGGGACGCGCCCTTTTGCCGACAGTCCTGTCGATCCTCGTCCTGATCGGCTTTTCCGGCATACTCGCCTTCATTCTCACCCGCACGCTCGGCATCGATCCGCTGACGGCCTATCTTGCCACCAGCCCCGGCGGCATGGATTCCATCGCCATCATCGCCGCATCGAGCAATGTCGACATCGCCTTCGTCATGTCGCTGCAGACCACGCGCCTGCTGCTCATCATGGCAATCGGCCCGAGCCTGGCGCGTTTCGTGGCGGCAAAGCCGGGAGCAAAACCAAAGCGCTGA
- the nthB gene encoding nitrile hydratase subunit beta: protein MNGPHDLGGQHGFGAVAPEKNEPIFHAEWEKRALGLTLSCGAFGAWNIDESRHARENIPPATYLSASYYEIWIRALETLLERHGFATAEEIDSGVMTEPGAPPKRVLKADMVAGVLAKGGPCDRPASTAAIFGPGDRVRTHNFNPETHTRLPRYARGRVGTIEAVRGSFVFPDDNAHGWGENPQWVYTVVFDGREVWGEGAEPGLTVSIDAWESYLERA, encoded by the coding sequence ATGAACGGCCCTCACGATCTTGGCGGCCAGCATGGTTTCGGAGCTGTCGCACCGGAAAAGAACGAGCCCATTTTCCATGCCGAATGGGAAAAGCGGGCGCTGGGGCTGACGCTTTCGTGCGGTGCCTTCGGTGCCTGGAATATTGACGAAAGCCGGCATGCGCGGGAAAACATCCCCCCTGCCACTTATCTTTCAGCGAGTTATTACGAGATCTGGATCCGGGCGCTGGAAACGCTGCTGGAGCGCCATGGCTTTGCCACGGCGGAAGAGATCGACAGCGGTGTGATGACCGAGCCCGGTGCGCCCCCAAAGCGGGTACTGAAGGCTGATATGGTCGCGGGCGTGCTTGCCAAGGGCGGGCCGTGCGACAGGCCGGCTTCGACGGCGGCCATCTTTGGGCCGGGTGACCGCGTCCGTACCCACAATTTCAATCCCGAGACCCATACGCGGCTGCCGCGTTATGCCCGCGGTCGCGTTGGCACCATTGAGGCGGTGCGAGGCTCCTTCGTGTTTCCCGACGACAATGCCCACGGCTGGGGCGAGAATCCGCAATGGGTCTATACGGTTGTCTTCGATGGCCGGGAAGTCTGGGGCGAGGGGGCCGAGCCGGGGCTGACGGTGTCGATCGACGCCTGGGAGAGCTATCTTGAGCGCGCCTGA
- a CDS encoding nitrile hydratase accessory protein: protein MPELPVGGDGAPVFAEPWQAEAFAMTVRLHERGVFSWSEWAEVLSQELYRPGRCADGSDYYECWVAALSRILAELSIVRGDDLDHLTAAWQRAAEATPHGKPILLENDPIGKGAA from the coding sequence ATGCCGGAGTTGCCTGTTGGCGGCGATGGGGCGCCTGTCTTTGCCGAGCCGTGGCAGGCGGAGGCCTTTGCCATGACCGTGCGGCTTCACGAGCGCGGCGTGTTCTCCTGGAGCGAATGGGCAGAGGTTCTGTCACAGGAGCTTTACCGGCCCGGACGGTGCGCCGATGGCAGCGACTATTACGAATGCTGGGTGGCGGCGCTCTCGCGCATTCTCGCCGAACTATCGATCGTGCGTGGCGACGATCTCGACCACCTGACCGCTGCGTGGCAGCGGGCGGCAGAGGCCACGCCGCATGGCAAGCCGATCCTTCTGGAAAACGACCCTATCGGCAAGGGCGCAGCCTAA
- a CDS encoding LysE family translocator — protein sequence MHADTLLALFLFAFTTSITPGPNNMMLFASGVNFGFVRTIPHMFGIGAGFLSLLIAVGLGLGALLHSVPLFYTILKFAGGAYLIWIAWKIATSRSLSEGSAGAEPMSFLQASAFQWVNPKAWVMAVSAMATYTNEQSYLTSVVIVGLIFAIVNVPSVSTWAGFGSALREWLSDPVRLKWFNITMAVLLVVSLWPMLK from the coding sequence ATGCATGCCGACACGCTTCTGGCGTTGTTTCTCTTCGCCTTCACGACATCGATCACGCCGGGTCCGAACAACATGATGCTGTTTGCCTCGGGGGTGAATTTCGGTTTCGTGCGGACGATCCCTCATATGTTCGGGATCGGTGCGGGCTTCCTGTCGCTGCTGATTGCCGTTGGCCTCGGGCTCGGTGCATTGTTGCACTCGGTGCCGCTTTTCTACACGATCCTGAAATTTGCCGGTGGTGCTTATCTGATCTGGATCGCATGGAAGATTGCAACCTCGCGCAGCCTGTCCGAAGGAAGCGCGGGAGCAGAGCCGATGAGCTTCTTGCAAGCATCGGCGTTTCAATGGGTCAATCCGAAGGCCTGGGTCATGGCGGTTTCGGCGATGGCGACCTATACGAATGAGCAAAGCTACCTGACGAGCGTTGTCATCGTCGGGCTGATCTTTGCCATCGTCAACGTGCCGAGCGTCTCCACCTGGGCGGGCTTTGGCTCTGCGCTTCGCGAGTGGCTGTCGGATCCGGTCCGGCTCAAATGGTTCAATATCACCATGGCGGTCTTGCTCGTCGTCAGCCTTTGGCCGATGCTGAAATAG